The Phoenix dactylifera cultivar Barhee BC4 chromosome 12, palm_55x_up_171113_PBpolish2nd_filt_p, whole genome shotgun sequence genome has a window encoding:
- the LOC103703478 gene encoding early nodulin-like protein 2, translating into MANFHGSLLFCLALSMMTMASAKQFKVGGPMGWSVPSPNAMSYKQWAETNRFQIGDSLLFVYPPDQDSVLQVDKDGYDTCNTATSIQKFDDGNTVFTLNRSGAFYFISGNEANCLKNESLAVVVLADRSNQTSRGNQPSSPPSPSPVSSLSPPSPPPSSSTEVTPSSAPAGEETSTPPPPNGAPSKVVGFMGSVGAFLGWVLFVF; encoded by the exons ATGGCAAACTTCcatggctcgttgctcttttGTCTTGCTCTGTCAATGATGACAATGGCCAGTGCAAAACAATTCAAGGTTGGAGGTCCAATGGGGTGGAGTGTACCCAGTCCTAACGCAATGTCATACAAGCAATGGGCAGAAACAAATCGGTTCCAAATTGGAGATTCACTAC TGTTTGTCTACCCACCTGACCAAGACTCTGTGCTCCAAGTTGATAAAGACGGCTATGACACCTGCAACACAGCAACATCTATCCAAAAGTTTGACGACGGGAACACAGTGTTCACCCTCAACCGATCCGGTGCATTCTACTTCATTAGCGGAAACGAAGCCAACTGCCTCAAGAACGAATCTTTGGCGGTCGTCGTCTTGGCCGACCGGAGCAACCAAACCTCGAGGGGAAACCAACCGAGCTCgccaccttctccttctccagtCTCCTCATTGTCTCCTCCTTCACCACCTCCTTCGAGCTCAACAGAAGTGACCCCCTCATCAGCCCCAGCTGGAGAGGAGACCAGCACTCCACCTCCACCAAATGGGGCTCCTTCCAAGGTGGTGGGCTTCATGGGCTCGGTTGGAGCTTTCCTTGGGTGGgtcctttttgttttttaa